One Phenylobacterium hankyongense DNA segment encodes these proteins:
- the trpA gene encoding tryptophan synthase subunit alpha, producing MTKARIDARFAELKREGRAAFVAYVMAGDPDAATALKILQGLPAAGADLIELGFPFSDPMAEGPPIQRAAQRALANGMTLKGTLELARQFRAGDAATPLILMGYMNPLVTWGFEAFARAAADAGVDGLIVVDCPPEEADPLADALDAAGVSLIRLATPTSDDARLKTIVRRTSGFVYYVSVAGVTGVKEADEVAVAPMVERVREASGLPVAVGFGIKTPERAAAIARVADAAVVGSALVDEVARAVEMNEDVTSRVLSKVVSLAKSVRLARVGQTAV from the coding sequence CTGAAGCGTGAAGGCCGCGCCGCCTTCGTCGCCTATGTGATGGCCGGCGACCCCGACGCCGCCACGGCGCTGAAGATCCTGCAGGGGCTGCCGGCGGCCGGCGCCGACCTGATCGAGCTCGGCTTCCCGTTCTCCGATCCCATGGCCGAAGGGCCGCCGATCCAGCGCGCCGCCCAGCGGGCGCTGGCCAACGGCATGACGCTGAAGGGCACGCTGGAGCTGGCCCGCCAGTTCCGCGCCGGCGACGCCGCCACGCCGCTGATCCTGATGGGCTACATGAACCCGCTGGTGACCTGGGGCTTCGAGGCCTTCGCGCGCGCCGCCGCCGACGCCGGCGTCGACGGCCTGATCGTCGTCGACTGCCCGCCGGAGGAAGCCGATCCCCTGGCCGACGCCCTCGACGCGGCCGGCGTCTCGCTGATCCGGCTGGCGACCCCCACCAGCGACGACGCGCGGCTGAAGACCATCGTCCGGCGCACCTCCGGTTTCGTCTATTACGTCTCGGTGGCCGGCGTCACCGGGGTCAAGGAAGCCGACGAAGTGGCGGTCGCGCCGATGGTCGAGCGGGTGCGCGAGGCCTCGGGCCTGCCGGTCGCCGTCGGCTTCGGCATCAAGACTCCGGAAAGAGCCGCGGCCATAGCGCGGGTCGCCGACGCGGCCGTGGTGGGCTCCGCCCTCGTGGACGAAGTCGCCAGGGCGGTGGAGATGAACGAAGACGTGACCTCGCGAGTTCTTTCCAAAGTCGTATCCTTGGCTAAGTCTGTGCGCCTCGCGCGAGTCGGCCAAACGGCGGTCTGA
- the accD gene encoding acetyl-CoA carboxylase, carboxyltransferase subunit beta, whose amino-acid sequence MAMADQRNDKPGRPPAAPRERSGWLSRIAPGVRNAFAKRETPENLWVKCPDTGEMIYRPDLEAALWVTPSGHHMRIGAAARLRFTFDDGKFERIASPVVGDDPLKFPDEKPYPERLKAARKATGEQDSMAIGYGHIHGQPTMVVVQDFTFMGGSLGMGAGETFIKAAQEAVKRQVPFVIFTASGGARMQEGTLSLMQMARTTLAVNEVKAAGLPYVVVLTDPTTGGVLASYAMLGDVHLAEPNATIGFSGRRVIEQTIRETLPPGFQKSEFLVERGMVDRVVERAELPAVLGSILKTLMMGRDRLSSAA is encoded by the coding sequence ATGGCTATGGCTGATCAACGAAACGACAAGCCCGGCCGTCCTCCCGCGGCGCCGCGGGAACGCTCCGGCTGGCTGTCCCGTATCGCGCCGGGCGTGCGCAACGCGTTCGCCAAGCGCGAGACGCCGGAGAACCTCTGGGTCAAATGCCCCGATACCGGGGAGATGATCTATCGCCCCGACCTGGAGGCGGCGCTGTGGGTGACGCCGTCCGGCCACCACATGCGGATCGGGGCCGCGGCGCGCCTGCGCTTCACCTTCGACGACGGCAAGTTCGAGCGGATCGCCTCGCCGGTGGTGGGCGACGACCCCCTCAAGTTCCCCGACGAGAAGCCCTATCCCGAGCGCCTGAAGGCGGCCCGCAAGGCCACCGGCGAGCAGGATTCCATGGCCATCGGCTACGGGCACATCCACGGCCAGCCGACCATGGTGGTCGTGCAGGACTTCACCTTCATGGGCGGCTCGCTCGGCATGGGCGCCGGCGAGACCTTCATCAAGGCCGCGCAGGAAGCCGTGAAGCGGCAGGTCCCGTTCGTGATCTTCACTGCCTCGGGCGGCGCGCGCATGCAGGAGGGCACGCTGTCCCTGATGCAGATGGCCCGCACCACGCTGGCGGTGAACGAGGTCAAGGCGGCCGGCCTGCCCTACGTCGTGGTGCTGACCGACCCGACCACCGGCGGCGTGCTCGCCTCCTACGCCATGCTCGGCGACGTCCACCTGGCCGAGCCCAACGCCACCATCGGCTTCTCGGGCCGCCGGGTGATCGAGCAGACCATCCGCGAGACCCTGCCGCCGGGCTTCCAGAAGTCGGAGTTCCTGGTCGAGCGGGGCATGGTCGACCGCGTGGTCGAGCGCGCCGAGCTGCCCGCGGTGCTGGGCTCGATCCTCAAGACCTTGATGATGGGGCGTGACCGCCTTTCCTCCGCCGCCTGA
- a CDS encoding bifunctional folylpolyglutamate synthase/dihydrofolate synthase encodes MTAFPPPPDVTAVHDYDPIRASDHAIQRLRANHPSLIDLTTGRVERLLAALGHPERRLPPVIHVAGTNGKGSTVAYLRAIGEAAGLKVHAITSPHLVRFAERIRIAGQLITDQRLSELIDRVEAANEGQPISFFEITTVLALQAFAETPADLCIVEVGLGGRFDATNIFDAPALSVITPVDYDHLEMLGPELGKIAWEKAGIIKRGRPAVVARQPEEALEAIEREADDRMAPLFLMGRDFDAWEERGRLMVQMQDRLLDLPPPSLFGGYQFDNAGLAVAAALTLDPQLSEEAVGQGVSGAVWPARFQRLTKGPLAELARARGSDLWLDGGHNPHAGRALAEAASRLVDRDPRPLVLVTGMFARKDAVGFFRPFAEMHPKVFATTFESGNAASPEELAAAATQAGLKAETVADVSDGVRRALAVEGPAPHVLICGGLHFAGEVLAMSPETWPT; translated from the coding sequence GTGACCGCCTTTCCTCCGCCGCCTGATGTGACCGCGGTCCACGATTACGACCCGATCCGCGCGTCCGATCACGCGATCCAGCGCCTGCGCGCCAACCACCCGAGCCTGATCGACCTGACCACCGGCCGCGTCGAGCGGCTGCTGGCCGCGCTCGGCCATCCCGAGCGGCGCCTGCCGCCGGTGATCCACGTGGCCGGCACCAACGGCAAGGGCTCCACCGTCGCCTACCTGCGGGCGATCGGCGAGGCGGCCGGCCTGAAGGTCCACGCCATCACCTCGCCGCACCTGGTCCGCTTCGCCGAGCGCATCCGCATCGCCGGCCAGCTGATCACCGACCAGCGGCTGTCGGAGCTGATCGACCGGGTGGAGGCGGCCAACGAAGGCCAGCCGATCAGCTTCTTCGAGATCACCACGGTGCTGGCCCTGCAGGCCTTCGCCGAGACGCCGGCCGACCTATGCATCGTCGAGGTGGGCCTGGGCGGCCGGTTCGACGCCACCAACATCTTCGACGCCCCGGCGCTCAGCGTGATCACCCCGGTGGACTACGACCACCTGGAGATGCTGGGGCCCGAGCTCGGCAAGATCGCCTGGGAGAAGGCCGGGATCATCAAACGCGGCCGTCCGGCGGTGGTCGCCCGCCAGCCCGAGGAGGCGCTGGAGGCCATCGAGCGCGAGGCCGACGACCGCATGGCGCCGCTGTTCCTGATGGGCCGCGACTTCGACGCCTGGGAGGAGCGCGGCCGGCTGATGGTGCAGATGCAGGACCGGTTGCTGGACCTGCCGCCCCCGAGCCTGTTCGGGGGCTACCAGTTCGACAACGCCGGCCTGGCGGTGGCCGCGGCGCTGACTCTGGATCCGCAGCTCAGCGAGGAGGCGGTGGGGCAGGGCGTCTCCGGCGCCGTCTGGCCGGCCCGCTTCCAGCGGCTGACCAAGGGCCCGCTGGCCGAGCTCGCCCGGGCCCGCGGTTCCGACCTCTGGCTCGACGGCGGCCACAATCCCCACGCCGGGCGGGCGCTGGCCGAGGCCGCCTCGCGCCTGGTGGACCGCGATCCGCGGCCGCTGGTGCTGGTCACCGGCATGTTCGCCCGCAAGGACGCCGTCGGCTTCTTCCGCCCGTTCGCCGAGATGCACCCCAAGGTGTTCGCCACCACCTTCGAGTCCGGCAACGCCGCCAGCCCCGAGGAACTGGCCGCGGCCGCCACCCAGGCCGGCCTCAAGGCCGAGACGGTGGCCGACGTGTCCGACGGCGTGCGGCGCGCGCTGGCGGTGGAAGGCCCCGCGCCGCACGTGCTGATCTGCGGCGGCCTGCATTTCGCCGGCGAGGTGCTGGCGATGAGCCCGGAGACCTGGCCCACATGA